A single genomic interval of Bacillus oleivorans harbors:
- a CDS encoding ArsR/SmtB family transcription factor — MSAIQTKHDVFQAIADPTRRKMLKLLADNEMPIASITNKFPISRTAVNKHLKVLSDAGLVSSQKVGRETRYKLQPKPLAEIKDWLSYFEQYWDEKLFALKEFVESDQDE, encoded by the coding sequence TTGTCTGCAATTCAAACGAAACATGATGTTTTTCAAGCAATTGCCGATCCCACTCGCCGAAAAATGCTGAAATTACTGGCTGACAATGAAATGCCGATTGCTTCCATAACAAATAAATTTCCAATAAGCCGAACTGCTGTAAATAAGCATTTAAAAGTTCTTTCAGATGCCGGTCTTGTCAGCAGCCAGAAGGTTGGACGGGAAACCCGGTACAAGCTCCAGCCAAAACCATTGGCTGAAATCAAAGATTGGCTCTCTTATTTCGAACAATATTGGGATGAAAAGTTGTTTGCCCTTAAAGAATTTGTTGAGTCTGATCAAGATGAATAG
- a CDS encoding GNAT family N-acetyltransferase — protein sequence MDKKNKFIGKFVNEMYAILLGIGISNIIFVQKIDLKNFNETVMALFVISVALIYWWDWSEHVESDVKTTKREFFIDFLILLNLEMLFAYFNDLHSLAFAFIVLGILDFFWVLNFQYEAKRAGTFQKNRAKVWLLEKVLVILIYGFSWALIQFTLVSNYTILQMVCIISSFILVRNFGFNNVKDSREYTFEKATYYDIEEIVDINNSYFNGRVIEGGFLLKKLVPNDVRQAIDYQEDLYFVAKDSNGKVIGYIELKSQFPAEVMDGLEWESPFDLQQEQFYIEQVAVHQEYQRKGVGSFLYDQTFRTFPEKNFSAFVVSQPIRNESSIRFHQKMGFEQKATFHSNQYAGMSPYESILFMKPSLIDEDRSIAI from the coding sequence ATGGACAAAAAGAATAAGTTTATTGGCAAGTTTGTCAATGAAATGTATGCGATTCTTTTGGGGATTGGAATTAGTAATATCATATTTGTTCAAAAGATTGATTTGAAAAATTTTAACGAAACGGTCATGGCCCTTTTCGTAATTTCGGTAGCGCTCATCTATTGGTGGGATTGGAGCGAACATGTAGAAAGTGATGTGAAAACCACCAAACGTGAATTTTTCATAGACTTTTTGATTTTATTAAACCTGGAAATGCTGTTCGCTTATTTTAATGATTTACATAGTCTGGCGTTCGCTTTTATTGTACTGGGTATATTGGATTTTTTCTGGGTTCTGAATTTTCAATATGAAGCAAAAAGAGCTGGGACTTTTCAAAAGAACCGGGCAAAAGTGTGGCTTTTAGAAAAAGTTTTGGTGATCTTAATTTATGGATTCAGCTGGGCACTGATACAATTTACGCTCGTGTCCAATTATACTATCTTACAGATGGTGTGTATTATCTCAAGTTTTATCCTAGTTCGTAATTTCGGTTTTAATAATGTTAAAGATTCCAGAGAATATACGTTTGAGAAAGCCACCTATTATGATATTGAGGAAATTGTGGATATTAATAATTCGTATTTTAATGGACGGGTAATAGAAGGAGGATTTTTACTGAAAAAATTAGTTCCGAATGATGTCAGGCAAGCCATTGATTATCAGGAGGATCTTTATTTTGTGGCAAAAGACAGTAATGGGAAAGTGATTGGCTATATTGAGCTGAAATCTCAGTTTCCTGCTGAGGTAATGGATGGTCTTGAATGGGAATCTCCTTTTGATTTACAGCAAGAGCAATTTTATATTGAACAAGTGGCCGTTCACCAGGAATATCAGCGAAAAGGGGTAGGATCGTTTCTTTATGATCAGACGTTCCGCACATTCCCTGAGAAAAATTTTTCGGCATTTGTAGTGAGTCAGCCAATAAGAAATGAAAGTTCGATTCGTTTCCATCAAAAAATGGGATTTGAACAAAAAGCAACATTCCACAGCAATCAATATGCAGGAATGAGTCCTTATGAAAGCATCCTTTTTATGAAGCCATCCTTGATAGATGAAGATAGGAGCATTGCGATTTAG
- a CDS encoding IclR family transcriptional regulator has translation MIQSVDRALHILELLKNNPKGLGVTEISKSLDVAKSTAHRLLMSLEGYGYVQKFGKDASYRLGLKFIEMNQVVVENLNVVEIARPYLEKLSADTGEIVHLVMLDGYEIVYIDKVDNNSTIRIYSQIGRRAQLHCTGVGKAILAHFDKASITRFIENNDFRSYTQNTIIDGQALLSELEKIRLDEISFDNEEHEAGIQCVAAPIKDHRNHVQYAISVTGPLTRMTKEKLETCIPKLRETAQNISKQLGSIF, from the coding sequence ATGATCCAATCCGTTGATCGTGCTTTGCACATTCTTGAATTGTTGAAAAATAACCCTAAAGGACTTGGGGTAACAGAAATCTCTAAATCTTTAGATGTAGCAAAAAGTACAGCACACCGGTTACTGATGTCGCTAGAAGGATATGGCTACGTTCAAAAGTTTGGCAAAGATGCAAGCTATCGTTTAGGGTTAAAGTTTATAGAAATGAATCAAGTGGTAGTGGAAAACTTAAATGTAGTGGAAATTGCACGTCCTTATCTGGAGAAGCTCAGTGCTGATACAGGGGAAATTGTTCATCTGGTTATGTTAGATGGATATGAAATTGTTTATATCGATAAAGTCGATAATAATTCTACAATCCGAATCTATTCACAAATCGGGAGAAGAGCGCAATTACACTGTACTGGTGTAGGGAAGGCGATTTTAGCCCATTTCGATAAAGCTAGTATTACTAGATTTATCGAAAATAATGACTTTCGATCGTATACCCAAAATACGATCATAGATGGGCAAGCCTTACTAAGTGAATTGGAAAAAATCAGGCTTGATGAAATTTCGTTTGACAATGAGGAACATGAGGCCGGTATTCAATGCGTGGCTGCACCTATAAAAGATCATCGGAATCACGTTCAATACGCGATTAGCGTGACAGGTCCGCTTACTAGAATGACGAAAGAAAAGCTTGAAACTTGTATTCCAAAATTAAGAGAAACAGCACAAAACATATCTAAACAGCTTGGATCTATTTTTTAG
- a CDS encoding tripartite tricarboxylate transporter substrate binding protein, translating into MKKFKLASILLVLSLILAACSSSNDANNENASGSDFPTKSIELIVPYAAGGGTDSLARSFADQTDLGQSVAVVNREGGGGAVGMQNGANANPDGYTVSMITVELLTLPHSGLAQFSYEDFHPVALLNEDPAAITVSADAPWNTIEEFIAAAKEENLKVGNSGTGAIWHLAASALEQETDVTFNHVPFEGAAPAVTALLGGHIDAVSVSPAEVRTQVEAGELKVLAVMADERVESLPDVPTLKESGIDLSIGTWRGLAVPKDTPEDVVKTLEESFGETAQSEEFKATLDTLGLGYRYENAEGFTNLLKEQDALFAELIPSLDLN; encoded by the coding sequence ATGAAAAAATTTAAATTAGCTAGTATTCTACTAGTCTTATCTCTTATCCTTGCAGCTTGCAGCAGCTCAAATGATGCAAATAATGAAAACGCTTCAGGTTCAGACTTTCCGACTAAATCCATTGAACTAATCGTTCCTTATGCTGCCGGCGGCGGAACTGATTCGTTAGCTCGTTCATTCGCTGATCAAACTGACTTAGGTCAATCTGTAGCAGTTGTAAATAGAGAAGGAGGCGGCGGTGCGGTTGGTATGCAAAACGGTGCCAATGCGAATCCTGACGGATACACAGTATCAATGATTACAGTTGAATTGTTAACATTACCTCATTCTGGTTTAGCTCAATTCTCATACGAAGACTTCCATCCAGTAGCTTTACTAAATGAAGACCCAGCAGCTATTACAGTTTCAGCTGATGCACCATGGAATACAATCGAAGAATTTATTGCAGCAGCAAAAGAAGAAAACCTTAAGGTCGGAAACTCAGGTACAGGTGCGATTTGGCATTTAGCGGCTTCGGCTTTAGAACAAGAAACAGATGTTACTTTTAACCATGTTCCATTTGAAGGAGCAGCACCAGCTGTAACAGCATTACTTGGCGGACATATTGACGCAGTATCCGTAAGTCCAGCTGAAGTTCGTACACAAGTAGAAGCAGGCGAGCTTAAAGTGCTAGCAGTCATGGCTGATGAGCGTGTGGAATCTCTGCCAGATGTTCCAACACTTAAAGAAAGCGGAATTGATTTATCCATTGGTACTTGGCGAGGTCTTGCTGTTCCAAAAGACACGCCTGAAGATGTCGTAAAAACATTGGAAGAATCATTTGGTGAAACAGCACAAAGTGAAGAATTTAAAGCTACCCTCGATACGCTAGGATTAGGTTATCGCTATGAAAATGCTGAAGGATTTACAAATCTGTTAAAAGAGCAAGATGCATTATTTGCTGAGCTAATTCCTTCATTAGATTTGAATTAA
- a CDS encoding tripartite tricarboxylate transporter TctB family protein has protein sequence MTLANRVIGTLLLLLSVYVWVTANAFPDAAGIGPGADFFPKLTASVLGILSIMLVLKKENTEESIFLVSGKQSWKFVLGFVAMILFVFLIEVIGFSFTAVLFSISWMWLMGIRNIVKLLLVSVFISVLITLVFEQLLNVPIPHGLLY, from the coding sequence ATGACTTTAGCCAATCGAGTTATCGGTACCCTTTTATTGCTATTATCGGTTTATGTATGGGTAACGGCTAATGCATTTCCTGACGCTGCTGGGATAGGACCCGGGGCAGACTTTTTTCCAAAATTGACAGCATCAGTACTTGGAATCTTATCAATTATGCTAGTGCTTAAAAAAGAAAATACGGAGGAGTCTATTTTCCTAGTTTCAGGTAAACAGTCATGGAAATTTGTCTTAGGATTTGTTGCCATGATTTTATTTGTTTTTTTAATAGAAGTCATTGGTTTTTCTTTTACGGCGGTTTTATTCTCAATTAGCTGGATGTGGTTAATGGGTATCCGTAACATCGTTAAGCTGCTTCTTGTATCTGTCTTTATCAGTGTTTTAATTACCTTAGTATTTGAACAATTACTTAATGTTCCTATACCACATGGACTTCTTTATTAA
- a CDS encoding tripartite tricarboxylate transporter permease: MEYLLQGFVNVFAPEVILLVIAGVIVGIIIGALPGLTATMGVALFLPVTFGMDAVTGILLLIGVYFGSIYGGSISAILLNTPGTPASAATALDGHVLTQQGKAGKALGIAAIASAAGGLLSALLLIFISPQLAEIALNFSAPEMFGLALFGLSIISSISGGSILKGLIAGMVGLVISTIGMDPMTSYPRFTFDQLSLLNGLNFIPVMIGLFAVSEALVTMEEELRGKGTINKVIASYILPKWSELKHLWGTMIRSGFIGSFIGIIPGAGADIAAFVSYNEANRFAKKEEKDSFGKGNPKGVAAAEAANNGVTGGAMVPLLTLGIPGDAVAAVLLGALIVQGIQPGPQLFTTSADLVYTLFAGMLVANVLMLIFGLSGIRLFTKILKVPKNILAAVIIVLSVVGSYAISNNFFDVYTMLGAGIIGYFMKKFGFPASPIVLALILGPMAESELRRALVMSEGSYSIFFTRPISLLFIILAILSLVLPVILELRKKKKAIAK; the protein is encoded by the coding sequence ATGGAATATCTTCTTCAGGGATTTGTTAATGTATTTGCTCCAGAGGTAATCCTATTAGTTATTGCAGGTGTCATTGTTGGTATTATAATCGGAGCCTTACCTGGTTTAACGGCAACCATGGGGGTAGCGCTATTTCTTCCTGTTACATTTGGAATGGATGCTGTAACTGGGATTCTCCTATTAATAGGTGTTTACTTCGGATCGATATATGGAGGATCGATTTCAGCGATTCTATTAAATACTCCGGGAACCCCGGCTTCTGCTGCAACAGCATTAGATGGTCATGTATTAACACAACAAGGCAAAGCCGGAAAGGCTTTGGGAATTGCAGCTATTGCTTCTGCTGCCGGCGGTCTTTTAAGTGCTTTATTACTAATCTTTATTTCACCGCAGCTTGCAGAAATTGCCCTTAATTTTAGTGCTCCCGAGATGTTCGGGTTGGCTTTATTTGGATTAAGTATTATTTCTAGTATTTCAGGAGGGTCTATATTAAAAGGATTAATTGCCGGAATGGTAGGTCTTGTTATATCTACAATTGGCATGGACCCAATGACAAGCTATCCTCGTTTTACCTTTGATCAACTTTCTTTATTAAATGGATTAAACTTTATCCCGGTTATGATCGGTCTGTTCGCTGTTTCTGAAGCTCTTGTAACAATGGAAGAAGAATTACGCGGGAAAGGAACCATTAATAAAGTAATAGCCAGTTATATTCTCCCTAAATGGAGCGAGCTTAAGCATTTATGGGGGACAATGATCCGTTCAGGGTTCATTGGTTCGTTTATTGGAATTATCCCAGGTGCCGGTGCTGATATTGCTGCCTTTGTTTCATATAACGAAGCCAATCGTTTTGCGAAAAAAGAAGAAAAAGACTCTTTTGGTAAAGGAAATCCAAAAGGTGTTGCTGCTGCCGAAGCAGCTAACAACGGGGTTACAGGCGGAGCGATGGTTCCATTATTAACTTTGGGAATTCCTGGTGATGCAGTAGCAGCGGTTTTACTAGGTGCATTAATTGTCCAAGGTATTCAGCCCGGACCTCAGCTTTTTACAACGAGTGCAGATCTAGTTTATACCTTATTCGCTGGTATGCTTGTAGCTAACGTGTTAATGTTAATCTTTGGTTTAAGTGGAATTCGTTTATTCACGAAAATTTTAAAGGTACCAAAGAATATTCTTGCTGCAGTTATAATCGTTCTGTCAGTTGTCGGTTCCTATGCAATCAGCAATAACTTTTTTGACGTGTATACGATGCTAGGTGCAGGTATTATCGGGTACTTTATGAAGAAATTTGGCTTTCCGGCTTCACCAATTGTACTTGCTCTCATTTTGGGACCAATGGCAGAAAGTGAGCTTAGACGCGCCCTAGTCATGTCAGAGGGCAGCTATTCTATATTCTTTACCCGTCCAATTTCTTTACTATTTATTATTCTAGCAATTCTTTCACTTGTACTGCCGGTCATTCTAGAATTACGCAAAAAGAAAAAAGCTATTGCTAAATAA
- a CDS encoding SRPBCC family protein, with protein sequence METQEKLPEIRKTIIIDAPIEKVWKAVATSEGIEGWWMPNTFEPVLGHEFILHAGPYGDSPCKVTELDPPNRVGFDWDRDWHVVFELNKVDDEKTEFTLIHSGWKAEEVTKFGQPHSVIRNVMDGGWEKIVKEALPAYIEG encoded by the coding sequence ATGGAAACACAAGAAAAACTGCCAGAAATCCGTAAAACAATAATAATTGATGCCCCTATTGAAAAAGTATGGAAAGCCGTTGCAACATCCGAAGGGATTGAAGGATGGTGGATGCCAAATACATTTGAACCCGTTTTAGGTCATGAATTTATTCTGCATGCAGGTCCATACGGTGATTCTCCTTGCAAAGTAACAGAGCTAGACCCTCCAAATCGTGTCGGTTTTGATTGGGACAGGGATTGGCATGTTGTTTTTGAATTAAATAAAGTAGACGATGAGAAAACAGAGTTTACCTTAATTCACTCTGGGTGGAAGGCTGAAGAGGTTACTAAGTTTGGGCAACCGCATTCTGTTATTCGTAACGTTATGGATGGCGGATGGGAGAAAATTGTCAAAGAGGCCCTTCCGGCATATATCGAGGGTTAA
- a CDS encoding winged helix-turn-helix domain-containing protein, with amino-acid sequence MLKIDKQTARRFLLKKQKLWFDQEQENASEANANQVLEMIRGLECVQIDPVSVVERNQHLTLAARISGYYPDHLNELLSRQKVFEYKANEACVIPMEDYPLFKPIRMRMHDALDERLKALGPVVDHVLNRLKNEGPLPSRVFKSEVKVHGYWDNKAPGTKETSLALNLLMDTGDIRVVERVGSDRIFGITEDTIPKEIWKKANTISLHEASQALIEKYINAYRIFDLGDQRFGWQRMKAAERKLEIESRVDRGELVPVAVGGVKRSYFVRAEDADLLEPTNSKISPEEGPIRFLPPLDNLLWRRERLEDFFNFSYRWEIYIPKEKRQYGAYTMPILAGDQLIGRIDPRVDRENQTLVIQLLKLEPDVEATPVLQKAIEEALHRFAEFLGARNVKYETVIKS; translated from the coding sequence ATGTTAAAAATAGACAAGCAAACGGCGAGAAGATTTTTGCTGAAAAAACAGAAGCTATGGTTTGACCAAGAGCAGGAAAATGCAAGTGAAGCTAACGCTAATCAAGTCTTAGAGATGATCCGAGGCCTTGAGTGTGTTCAAATTGATCCTGTGTCAGTTGTTGAAAGAAATCAGCATTTGACGCTAGCTGCACGAATTTCTGGCTATTATCCGGATCACTTAAACGAGTTGCTTTCCAGACAAAAGGTCTTTGAATATAAAGCCAATGAGGCATGTGTAATTCCAATGGAGGATTATCCTCTTTTCAAACCGATCCGCATGAGAATGCATGACGCATTGGATGAGAGACTTAAGGCATTAGGTCCTGTTGTTGACCATGTATTAAACAGGCTTAAAAATGAGGGTCCGCTTCCATCGCGAGTTTTCAAATCTGAGGTTAAGGTGCATGGATATTGGGACAATAAGGCACCTGGCACAAAAGAAACGTCCCTTGCCCTGAATCTTTTAATGGATACAGGTGATATTCGTGTTGTAGAGAGAGTTGGATCGGATCGGATTTTTGGGATTACAGAGGATACTATTCCTAAAGAAATTTGGAAAAAAGCCAATACGATTTCTCTTCATGAAGCAAGTCAGGCCCTTATCGAAAAATACATAAACGCATACCGAATATTTGACTTGGGTGATCAGCGGTTTGGCTGGCAGCGAATGAAGGCGGCTGAAAGAAAGCTTGAAATCGAAAGTAGGGTAGATCGGGGAGAGTTGGTTCCAGTTGCAGTTGGGGGCGTGAAAAGATCCTATTTTGTGCGAGCAGAGGATGCAGATCTTCTGGAGCCTACAAACAGTAAAATTTCTCCTGAGGAAGGGCCAATTCGATTTTTACCGCCGCTGGATAATCTGCTCTGGCGGAGAGAAAGACTGGAGGATTTCTTTAACTTTTCGTATCGCTGGGAAATTTATATTCCAAAGGAAAAGCGGCAATATGGCGCTTACACGATGCCTATTTTAGCAGGCGATCAATTAATTGGCAGAATAGATCCAAGGGTAGACCGTGAGAATCAAACGTTAGTTATTCAGCTTCTTAAATTGGAACCGGATGTTGAAGCTACTCCGGTTTTACAGAAAGCTATAGAAGAAGCACTTCATCGTTTTGCGGAATTTTTGGGAGCACGTAATGTGAAGTATGAGACAGTCATAAAGAGTTAG
- a CDS encoding M20/M25/M40 family metallo-hydrolase, with translation MNISAEIQSIFNSLLTDEAIKEAFSFLKDDNDRTTAEQIELTAIPAPTFQEQARGKVFKRKLIELGIEDVQTDLVGNVFGVRRGKGNGPKLVVCAHLDTVFPEGTATAAKEKDGKIYAPGISDDGRGLAAVLTLIRALNTAKIETEGDIIFGATMGEEGLGDLRGVKALFENRHDIDGFISIEPGDPTRTTYLATGSVRYSITYRGRGGHSFGAFGTPSAIHALGRAISMISDLETPKDPKTTFNVGTISGGTSVNTIAALANMVIDLRSTSPEELKKLEEETLTILKKAAELENNRWGKDAITVEIEMVGNRPAGSQNPESAIVQASLAASKAMGADAVLEQASSTDSNVPISLGIPAVTLGGGGDFGGAHTLEEYFDPTDAFYGPQKILLTVLGLVGMTGVSEPLLEKRN, from the coding sequence ATGAACATATCAGCAGAAATTCAAAGTATATTTAATAGTCTGCTAACGGATGAAGCGATTAAGGAAGCTTTTTCTTTTCTAAAAGATGATAATGATCGGACAACAGCAGAGCAAATTGAGTTAACCGCAATCCCAGCTCCTACTTTTCAAGAACAGGCTAGAGGCAAAGTTTTTAAAAGAAAGCTGATTGAATTAGGAATTGAAGATGTCCAAACGGATCTAGTCGGAAATGTGTTTGGTGTAAGACGGGGTAAAGGAAACGGACCAAAGCTTGTCGTTTGTGCCCACTTAGATACTGTTTTTCCAGAGGGAACCGCCACGGCTGCTAAAGAAAAGGATGGAAAAATATATGCTCCCGGCATTTCGGATGATGGAAGAGGGCTGGCTGCTGTTTTAACTTTAATTCGTGCTTTAAATACGGCCAAAATTGAAACGGAAGGCGATATCATTTTTGGCGCTACCATGGGAGAAGAAGGTTTAGGTGATTTACGGGGTGTTAAGGCACTTTTTGAAAATCGTCACGATATAGATGGATTTATTTCGATAGAACCGGGGGATCCGACTCGAACAACCTACCTCGCGACAGGTAGCGTGCGGTACAGTATTACATATAGAGGTCGAGGTGGCCATAGCTTTGGAGCATTCGGGACACCAAGTGCGATTCATGCTTTAGGCAGAGCGATTTCAATGATCTCAGATTTGGAAACGCCAAAAGATCCTAAGACGACTTTCAATGTGGGGACGATTTCAGGAGGAACCTCTGTCAATACGATTGCCGCACTAGCAAATATGGTGATTGATTTGCGTTCTACTTCACCAGAGGAACTAAAGAAGCTAGAAGAAGAAACATTGACGATTTTGAAAAAAGCAGCGGAGTTAGAAAATAACCGCTGGGGTAAAGATGCGATAACGGTGGAGATTGAAATGGTCGGGAATAGGCCAGCTGGTTCACAAAATCCTGAGTCTGCTATTGTTCAGGCTTCTTTAGCTGCTTCAAAAGCAATGGGGGCTGACGCTGTTTTGGAACAGGCGAGCAGTACGGATTCTAATGTACCTATCAGTCTTGGTATCCCGGCAGTAACGCTTGGGGGCGGAGGAGACTTTGGCGGTGCTCACACGTTAGAGGAATATTTTGATCCGACGGATGCTTTTTATGGACCGCAAAAGATTTTGCTAACGGTTTTAGGATTAGTCGGAATGACTGGAGTAAGTGAACCGCTATTGGAGAAGCGGAACTGA
- a CDS encoding polysaccharide biosynthesis protein produces MRTFFKGTLLLVVAAFIGECIEFIINMVLAKELGEEGMGLYMSILPSIFLIVILASLELPIAISKFAAEQEERFHRSMLKHATRLTIIFTIGMLILVSLILPFIPVFDEYHPLVRWVVIILIPVISFTSITRGYFMGTHRMGKIAFSNFLRRFVQLLLLVFIYRLFDFEIETSILIALCTIVVSDIVVLGYLGLTYIIQLKELNRKPRSFIDKKMVHQNLLSVSLPTTGLRIFHAVAHAVQPFLIKTALVTAGLTPNMANEQFGLLAGVALTIGFFPAFIAHSLLIVLIPTVSKAYADKDFRMLQNLLQKVFRFTCLYGIPAVFVFYLFAEPLTQLFFDSNSATLYLQILWPYFLVHFFIIPMQAFLIGLGLVKEAFYHQIWSTLISFVLMFALGSFKPLQMEGIIIGMNTGAVLIALMHYLVICRTIRISIWSRSPVKEVFKV; encoded by the coding sequence ATGAGAACTTTTTTTAAAGGCACACTGTTATTGGTTGTTGCTGCGTTTATTGGGGAATGTATTGAATTTATCATAAATATGGTTCTGGCCAAAGAATTAGGGGAAGAGGGAATGGGTCTATATATGTCCATTCTCCCTTCGATTTTTCTCATCGTTATATTAGCAAGCCTAGAGCTTCCAATCGCTATTTCTAAATTTGCTGCAGAGCAGGAAGAAAGATTTCATCGCAGTATGTTAAAGCACGCCACACGTTTAACGATTATTTTTACAATTGGAATGCTCATTCTCGTTAGCCTTATTTTACCATTTATTCCTGTATTCGATGAATACCACCCGCTCGTTCGCTGGGTTGTCATTATTTTAATTCCGGTTATATCCTTCACCTCCATTACCCGCGGATATTTTATGGGGACCCACAGAATGGGAAAAATCGCTTTTTCTAATTTCTTGAGAAGGTTTGTTCAATTACTTCTATTAGTGTTTATCTATCGGCTTTTTGATTTCGAAATTGAAACATCGATTTTAATTGCCTTATGTACAATAGTAGTTAGTGATATTGTGGTCTTGGGGTACCTTGGTTTAACCTATATCATCCAGCTGAAAGAATTAAATAGGAAGCCAAGGTCTTTTATCGATAAAAAAATGGTTCATCAAAACCTGCTCTCTGTATCCCTGCCTACGACAGGACTTCGAATATTTCATGCAGTTGCCCATGCCGTGCAGCCTTTTTTGATTAAAACTGCACTCGTTACAGCTGGTTTAACACCAAATATGGCCAACGAGCAATTTGGTTTACTGGCAGGTGTGGCACTCACAATTGGGTTCTTCCCGGCTTTTATTGCCCATTCCCTATTAATCGTTTTAATTCCAACGGTTTCAAAGGCTTATGCCGATAAGGACTTTCGAATGCTTCAGAACTTATTGCAAAAGGTTTTTCGCTTTACCTGTTTATACGGAATCCCGGCTGTCTTTGTGTTCTATTTATTTGCTGAACCACTGACACAGCTATTTTTTGATTCAAACTCAGCCACACTGTATTTGCAAATCCTATGGCCTTATTTCCTAGTCCATTTTTTCATCATTCCGATGCAGGCTTTCCTGATTGGACTAGGATTGGTAAAAGAAGCTTTTTACCATCAAATCTGGTCTACACTTATTTCATTTGTGCTTATGTTTGCATTGGGCTCTTTTAAACCATTACAAATGGAAGGCATTATTATCGGTATGAACACAGGTGCTGTTTTAATAGCGCTCATGCACTACTTAGTGATTTGCAGGACAATCAGAATTTCGATCTGGTCGAGAAGCCCGGTAAAAGAAGTATTTAAAGTTTGA
- a CDS encoding cobalamin-binding protein: MRVVSICPSNTEIVDYLGKTEDLVAVDDFSDWPPEIHHLPKVGPDLSINIDQVEAMKPDLVLASLSVPGMEKNIEGLEKRKIPFITLNPNSLQEIANDIRIIGEALGYKKVGIEKAEQFEAEVRRFKAYSDQIKNRPSLYWEWWPKPVFTPGGLNWLSEISRLAGAYNIFETKHEASVQTDWDEVKRKNPDHICMVWVGVKESKMNPELIKKRPGWSELAAVKNKRIHILEESLYCRPSPRLLEGLEKLLNIIHS, translated from the coding sequence ATGCGTGTTGTGTCAATCTGTCCGAGCAATACAGAGATTGTTGACTATTTAGGCAAAACAGAAGACCTGGTTGCAGTTGATGATTTCTCAGACTGGCCGCCAGAGATACATCATTTGCCAAAGGTTGGGCCGGACCTTTCCATTAATATCGATCAAGTGGAAGCTATGAAACCTGACTTGGTTCTTGCTTCTCTCAGTGTTCCGGGGATGGAAAAAAATATTGAGGGATTAGAAAAAAGAAAGATTCCTTTCATAACGCTTAACCCCAATTCGTTGCAAGAAATCGCGAATGATATTCGGATTATTGGTGAGGCACTGGGATATAAGAAAGTGGGAATTGAAAAAGCAGAGCAGTTTGAAGCGGAAGTTAGACGATTTAAAGCTTACTCTGATCAAATCAAAAACAGACCATCCCTTTATTGGGAATGGTGGCCAAAGCCTGTATTTACTCCTGGCGGGCTAAATTGGCTTTCGGAAATAAGCCGGTTAGCCGGGGCATATAATATTTTTGAAACTAAACATGAAGCGAGTGTCCAAACGGACTGGGATGAGGTAAAACGAAAAAATCCTGATCATATTTGTATGGTTTGGGTAGGGGTAAAAGAGTCCAAAATGAACCCTGAGCTAATTAAAAAACGCCCAGGATGGTCGGAGCTTGCAGCCGTTAAAAATAAAAGAATTCATATATTAGAGGAATCCCTGTATTGCAGACCATCTCCTCGATTACTAGAGGGACTAGAGAAACTATTAAATATCATTCATTCATAG